From Macaca mulatta isolate MMU2019108-1 chromosome 1, T2T-MMU8v2.0, whole genome shotgun sequence, the proteins below share one genomic window:
- the THBS3 gene encoding thrombospondin-3 isoform X8: protein METQELRGALALLLLCSFASASQDLQVIDLLTVGESRQMVAVAEKIRTALLTAGDIYLLSTFRLPPKQGGVLFGLYSRQDNTRWLEASVVGKINKVLVRYQREDGKVHAVNLQQAGLADGRTHTVLLRLRGPSRPSPALHLYVDCKLGDQHAGLPALAPIPPAEVDGLEIRTGQKAYLRMQGFVESMKIILGGSMARVGALSECPFQGDESIHSAVTNALHSILGEGNVPDPKHHYGVSGFHEQRSHCSPNPCFRGVDCMEVYEYPGYRCGPCPPGLQGNGTHCSDINECVHADPCFPGSSCINTMPGFHCEACPRGYKGTQVSGVGIDYARASKQVCNDIDECNDGNNGGCDPNSICTNTVGSFKCGPCRLGFLGNQSQGCLPARTCHSPAHSPCHVHAHCLFERNGAVSCQCNVGWAGNGNVCGTDTDIDGYPDQALPCMDNNKHCKQDNCLLTPNSGQEDADNDGVGDQCDDDADGDGIKNVEDNCRLFPNKDQQNSDTDSFGDACDNCPNVPNNDQKDTDGNGEGDACDNDVDGDGIPNGLDNCPKVPNPLQTDRDEDGVGDACDSCPEMSNPTQTDVDSDLVGDVCDTNEDSDGDGHQDTKDNCPQLPNSSQLDSDNDGLGDECDGDDDNDGIPDYVPPGPDNCRLVPNPNQKDSDGNGVGDVCEDDFDNDAVVDPLDVCPESAEVTLTDFRAYQTVVLDPEGDAQIDPNWVVLNQGMEIVQTMNSDPGLAVGYTAFNGVDFEGTFHVNTVTDDDYAGFLFSYQDSGRFYVVMWKQTEQTYWQATPFRAVAQPGLQLKAVTSVSGPGEHLRNALWHTGHTPDQVRLLWTDPRNVGWRDKTSYRWQLLHRPQVGYIRVKLYEGPQLVADSGVIIDTSMRGGRLGVFCFSQENIIWSNLQYRCNDTVPEDFEPFRRQLLQGRV, encoded by the exons ATGGAGACGCAGGAACTTCGGGGGGCCCTGGCTCTTCTCCTCCTTTGCTCTTTCGCATCTGCCAGTCAGGACCTGCAGG TAATTGACCTGCTGACTGTGGGCGAGTCTCGGCAGATGGTAGCTGTGGCAGAGAAGATCCGGACAGCCCTGCTCACTGCTGGGGACATCTACCTCTTGTCCACCTTCCGCCTGCCCCCCAAGCAGGGTGGTGTCCTCTTTGGCCTCTATTCTCGCCAAGACAACACGCGATGGCTGGAGGCCTCTGTTGTAGGCAAGATCAACAAAG TACTGGTGCGATACCAGCGGGAGGATGGCAAAGTCCACGCCGTGAACCTACAGCAAGCAGGCCTGGCCGATGGTCGCACACACACAGTTCTCCTGCGACTCCGAGGTCCCTCCAGACCCAGCCCTGCTCTGCATCTCTATGTGGACTGCAAACTGGGTGACCAACATGCAGGCCTTCCAGCACTGGCCCCCATTCCTCCAGCAGAGGTCGATGGGCTGGAGATTAGGACTGGACAGAAGGCATATTTGAGGATGCAG GGCTTTGTGGAATCTATGAAAATTATTCTGGGTGGGTCCATGGCCCGGGTAGGAGCCCTGAGTGAGTGTCCATTCCAAGGGGACGAGTCCATCCACAGTGCAG TGACCAatgcactgcactccattctAG GTGAAGGAAATGTCCCTGATCCGAAACACCATTATGGAGTGTCAG GCTTCCATGAGCAGCGTTCCCACTGCAGCCCCAATCCCTGCTTCCGAGGCGTGGACTGCATGGAAGTGTACGAGTACCCAGGCTACCGCTGTGGGCCCTGTCCCCCCGGCCTACAGGGCAACGGCACCCACTGCAGTGACATCAATGAG TGTGTTCACGCCGACCCCTGTTTCCCGGGCTCCAGCTGCAtcaacaccatgcccggcttccACTGTGAGGCCTGTCCTCGAGGGTACAAGGGCACACAGGTGTCTGGTGTGGGCATTGACTATGCCCGGGCCAGCAAACAG GTCTGCAATGACATCGATGAATGCAACGATGGCAACAATGGTGGCTGTGACCCAAACTCCATCTGCACCAACACTGTG GGCTCTTTCAAGTGTGGTCCCTGCCGCCTGGGTTTCCTGGGCAACCAGAGCCAGGGCTGCCTCCCAGCCCGGACCTGCCACAGCCCAGCCCACAGTCCCTGCCACGTCCATGCTCATTGTCTCTTTGAACGCAATGGTGCAGTATCCTGCCAG TGTAACGTGGGCTGGGCTGGGAATGGGAACGTATGTGGGACTGACACAGACATCGATGGCTATCCAGACCAAGCACTGCCCTGCATGGACAACAACAAACACTGCAAACAG GACAACTGCCTTTTGACACCCAACTCTGGGCAGGAAGATGCTGATAATGATGGTGTGGGGGACCAGTGTGATGACGATGCTGATGGGGATGGGATCAAGAATGTTGAG GACAACTGCCGGCTGTTCCCCAACAAAGACCAACAGAACTCAGATACAGATTCATTTGGTGATGCCTGTGACAATTGCCCCAACGTTCCCAACAATGACCAGAAGGACACAGATGGCAATGGGGAAGGAGATGCCTGTGACAACGACGTGGATGGGGATG GCATCCCCAATGGATTGGACAATTGCCCTAAAGTCCCCAACCCACTACAGACAGACAGGGATGAGGACGGGGTGGGAGATGCTTGCGACAGCTGTCCTGAAATGAGCAATCCTACCCAG ACAGATGTAGACAGCGACTTGGTGGGGGATGTCTGTGATACCAATGAAGACAG TGATGGGGATGGGCATCAGGACACCAAGGACAACTGCCCACAGCTGCCAAATAGCTCCCAGCTGGACTCAGACAACGATGGACTTGGAGATGAGTGTGATGgggatgatgacaatgatggcATCCCAGATTACGTGCCTCCTGGTCCTGATAACTGCCGCCTGGTACCCAATCCCAATCAGAAGGACTCAGATG GCAATGGCGTTGGTGATGTGTGTGAGGATGACTTTGACAATGATGCTGTGGTCGACCCCCTGGATGTGTGTCCCGAAAGTGCAGAGGTAACGCTTACGGATTTTCGGGCCTATCAGACCGTCGTCCTGGATCCTGAGGGTGATGCTCAGATTGACCCAAACTGGGTTGTGCTCAACCAG GGCATGGAAATCGTTCAGACCATGAACAGTGACCCTGGCTTGGCAGTTG gataCACGGCCTTCAATGGTGTGGACTTTGAAGGCACCTTCCATGTGAACACAGTGACTGACGATGACTACGCAGGCTTTCTCTTCAGTTATCAAGACAGTGGCCGATTCTACGTAGTCATGTGGAAGCAGACTGAGCAGACCTACTGGCAGGCTACACCCTTTCGGGCGGTTGCCCAGCCCGGGCTGCAGCTCAAG GCAGTGACATCAGTGTCTGGCCCAGGTGAGCACCTCCGAAATGCCCTGTGGCATACTGGCCACACCCCTGATCAGGTGCGACTACTGTGGACGGACCCACGAAATGTGGGCTGGCGGGACAAGACCTCCTATCGCTGGCAGCTTCTGCACCGGCCTCAAGTTGGCTACATTCG GGTGAAGCTCTATGAGGGACCCCAGCTTGTGGCGGATTCTGGGGTGATTATTGACACATCCATGCGAGGGGGGCGTCTTGGTGTATTCTGCTTTTCCCAAGAAAACATCATTTGGTCCAATCTCCAGTATCGATGCAATG ACACAGTGCCTGAGGACTTTGAGCCATTCCGGAGGCAGCTGCTCCAGGGAAGGGTGTGA
- the THBS3 gene encoding thrombospondin-3 isoform X7 gives METQELRGALALLLLCSFASASQDLQVIDLLTVGESRQMVAVAEKIRTALLTAGDIYLLSTFRLPPKQGGVLFGLYSRQDNTRWLEASVVGKINKVLVRYQREDGKVHAVNLQQAGLADGRTHTVLLRLRGPSRPSPALHLYVDCKLGDQHAGLPALAPIPPAEVDGLEIRTGQKAYLRMQGFVESMKIILGGSMARVGALSECPFQGDESIHSAGEQTKALVTQLTLFNQILVELRDDIRDQVKEMSLIRNTIMECQVCGFHEQRSHCSPNPCFRGVDCMEVYEYPGYRCGPCPPGLQGNGTHCSDINECVHADPCFPGSSCINTMPGFHCEACPRGYKGTQVSGVGIDYARASKQVCNDIDECNDGNNGGCDPNSICTNTVGSFKCGPCRLGFLGNQSQGCLPARTCHSPAHSPCHVHAHCLFERNGAVSCQCNVGWAGNGNVCGTDTDIDGYPDQALPCMDNNKHCKQDNCLLTPNSGQEDADNDGVGDQCDDDADGDGIKNVEDNCRLFPNKDQQNSDTDSFGDACDNCPNVPNNDQKDTDGNGEGDACDNDVDGDGIPNGLDNCPKVPNPLQTDRDEDGVGDACDSCPEMSNPTQTDVDSDLVGDVCDTNEDSDGDGHQDTKDNCPQLPNSSQLDSDNDGLGDECDGDDDNDGIPDYVPPGPDNCRLVPNPNQKDSDGNGVGDVCEDDFDNDAVVDPLDVCPESAEVTLTDFRAYQTVVLDPEGDAQIDPNWVVLNQGMEIVQTMNSDPGLAVGYTAFNGVDFEGTFHVNTVTDDDYAGFLFSYQDSGRFYVVMWKQTEQTYWQATPFRAVAQPGLQLKAVTSVSGPGEHLRNALWHTGHTPDQVRLLWTDPRNVGWRDKTSYRWQLLHRPQVGYIRVKLYEGPQLVADSGVIIDTSMRGGRLGVFCFSQENIIWSNLQYRCNDTVPEDFEPFRRQLLQGRV, from the exons ATGGAGACGCAGGAACTTCGGGGGGCCCTGGCTCTTCTCCTCCTTTGCTCTTTCGCATCTGCCAGTCAGGACCTGCAGG TAATTGACCTGCTGACTGTGGGCGAGTCTCGGCAGATGGTAGCTGTGGCAGAGAAGATCCGGACAGCCCTGCTCACTGCTGGGGACATCTACCTCTTGTCCACCTTCCGCCTGCCCCCCAAGCAGGGTGGTGTCCTCTTTGGCCTCTATTCTCGCCAAGACAACACGCGATGGCTGGAGGCCTCTGTTGTAGGCAAGATCAACAAAG TACTGGTGCGATACCAGCGGGAGGATGGCAAAGTCCACGCCGTGAACCTACAGCAAGCAGGCCTGGCCGATGGTCGCACACACACAGTTCTCCTGCGACTCCGAGGTCCCTCCAGACCCAGCCCTGCTCTGCATCTCTATGTGGACTGCAAACTGGGTGACCAACATGCAGGCCTTCCAGCACTGGCCCCCATTCCTCCAGCAGAGGTCGATGGGCTGGAGATTAGGACTGGACAGAAGGCATATTTGAGGATGCAG GGCTTTGTGGAATCTATGAAAATTATTCTGGGTGGGTCCATGGCCCGGGTAGGAGCCCTGAGTGAGTGTCCATTCCAAGGGGACGAGTCCATCCACAGTGCAG GGGAGCAGACCAAGGCGCTGGTCACCCAACTCACCCTCTTCAACCAGATCCTGGTGGAGCTGCGGGATGATATACGAGACCAG GTGAAGGAAATGTCCCTGATCCGAAACACCATTATGGAGTGTCAGGTGTGCG GCTTCCATGAGCAGCGTTCCCACTGCAGCCCCAATCCCTGCTTCCGAGGCGTGGACTGCATGGAAGTGTACGAGTACCCAGGCTACCGCTGTGGGCCCTGTCCCCCCGGCCTACAGGGCAACGGCACCCACTGCAGTGACATCAATGAG TGTGTTCACGCCGACCCCTGTTTCCCGGGCTCCAGCTGCAtcaacaccatgcccggcttccACTGTGAGGCCTGTCCTCGAGGGTACAAGGGCACACAGGTGTCTGGTGTGGGCATTGACTATGCCCGGGCCAGCAAACAG GTCTGCAATGACATCGATGAATGCAACGATGGCAACAATGGTGGCTGTGACCCAAACTCCATCTGCACCAACACTGTG GGCTCTTTCAAGTGTGGTCCCTGCCGCCTGGGTTTCCTGGGCAACCAGAGCCAGGGCTGCCTCCCAGCCCGGACCTGCCACAGCCCAGCCCACAGTCCCTGCCACGTCCATGCTCATTGTCTCTTTGAACGCAATGGTGCAGTATCCTGCCAG TGTAACGTGGGCTGGGCTGGGAATGGGAACGTATGTGGGACTGACACAGACATCGATGGCTATCCAGACCAAGCACTGCCCTGCATGGACAACAACAAACACTGCAAACAG GACAACTGCCTTTTGACACCCAACTCTGGGCAGGAAGATGCTGATAATGATGGTGTGGGGGACCAGTGTGATGACGATGCTGATGGGGATGGGATCAAGAATGTTGAG GACAACTGCCGGCTGTTCCCCAACAAAGACCAACAGAACTCAGATACAGATTCATTTGGTGATGCCTGTGACAATTGCCCCAACGTTCCCAACAATGACCAGAAGGACACAGATGGCAATGGGGAAGGAGATGCCTGTGACAACGACGTGGATGGGGATG GCATCCCCAATGGATTGGACAATTGCCCTAAAGTCCCCAACCCACTACAGACAGACAGGGATGAGGACGGGGTGGGAGATGCTTGCGACAGCTGTCCTGAAATGAGCAATCCTACCCAG ACAGATGTAGACAGCGACTTGGTGGGGGATGTCTGTGATACCAATGAAGACAG TGATGGGGATGGGCATCAGGACACCAAGGACAACTGCCCACAGCTGCCAAATAGCTCCCAGCTGGACTCAGACAACGATGGACTTGGAGATGAGTGTGATGgggatgatgacaatgatggcATCCCAGATTACGTGCCTCCTGGTCCTGATAACTGCCGCCTGGTACCCAATCCCAATCAGAAGGACTCAGATG GCAATGGCGTTGGTGATGTGTGTGAGGATGACTTTGACAATGATGCTGTGGTCGACCCCCTGGATGTGTGTCCCGAAAGTGCAGAGGTAACGCTTACGGATTTTCGGGCCTATCAGACCGTCGTCCTGGATCCTGAGGGTGATGCTCAGATTGACCCAAACTGGGTTGTGCTCAACCAG GGCATGGAAATCGTTCAGACCATGAACAGTGACCCTGGCTTGGCAGTTG gataCACGGCCTTCAATGGTGTGGACTTTGAAGGCACCTTCCATGTGAACACAGTGACTGACGATGACTACGCAGGCTTTCTCTTCAGTTATCAAGACAGTGGCCGATTCTACGTAGTCATGTGGAAGCAGACTGAGCAGACCTACTGGCAGGCTACACCCTTTCGGGCGGTTGCCCAGCCCGGGCTGCAGCTCAAG GCAGTGACATCAGTGTCTGGCCCAGGTGAGCACCTCCGAAATGCCCTGTGGCATACTGGCCACACCCCTGATCAGGTGCGACTACTGTGGACGGACCCACGAAATGTGGGCTGGCGGGACAAGACCTCCTATCGCTGGCAGCTTCTGCACCGGCCTCAAGTTGGCTACATTCG GGTGAAGCTCTATGAGGGACCCCAGCTTGTGGCGGATTCTGGGGTGATTATTGACACATCCATGCGAGGGGGGCGTCTTGGTGTATTCTGCTTTTCCCAAGAAAACATCATTTGGTCCAATCTCCAGTATCGATGCAATG ACACAGTGCCTGAGGACTTTGAGCCATTCCGGAGGCAGCTGCTCCAGGGAAGGGTGTGA
- the THBS3 gene encoding thrombospondin-3 isoform X4: METQELRGALALLLLCSFASASQDLQVIDLLTVGESRQMVAVAEKIRTALLTAGDIYLLSTFRLPPKQGGVLFGLYSRQDNTRWLEASVVGKINKVLVRYQREDGKVHAVNLQQAGLADGRTHTVLLRLRGPSRPSPALHLYVDCKLGDQHAGLPALAPIPPAEVDGLEIRTGQKAYLRMQGFVESMKIILGGSMARVGALSECPFQGDESIHSAVTNALHSILGEQTKALVTQLTLFNQILVELRDDIRDQVKEMSLIRNTIMECQVCGFHEQRSHCSPNPCFRGVDCMEVYEYPGYRCGPCPPGLQGNGTHCSDINECVHADPCFPGSSCINTMPGFHCEACPRGYKGTQVSGVGIDYARASKQVCNDIDECNDGNNGGCDPNSICTNTVGSFKCGPCRLGFLGNQSQGCLPARTCHSPAHSPCHVHAHCLFERNGAVSCQCNVGWAGNGNVCGTDTDIDGYPDQALPCMDNNKHCKQDNCLLTPNSGQEDADNDGVGDQCDDDADGDGIKNVEDNCRLFPNKDQQNSDTDSFGDACDNCPNVPNNDQKDTDGNGEGDACDNDVDGDGIPNGLDNCPKVPNPLQTDRDEDGVGDACDSCPEMSNPTQVQGDDVDSDLVGDVCDTNEDSDGDGHQDTKDNCPQLPNSSQLDSDNDGLGDECDGDDDNDGIPDYVPPGPDNCRLVPNPNQKDSDGNGVGDVCEDDFDNDAVVDPLDVCPESAEVTLTDFRAYQTVVLDPEGDAQIDPNWVVLNQGMEIVQTMNSDPGLAVGYTAFNGVDFEGTFHVNTVTDDDYAGFLFSYQDSGRFYVVMWKQTEQTYWQATPFRAVAQPGLQLKAVTSVSGPGEHLRNALWHTGHTPDQVRLLWTDPRNVGWRDKTSYRWQLLHRPQVGYIRVKLYEGPQLVADSGVIIDTSMRGGRLGVFCFSQENIIWSNLQYRCNDTVPEDFEPFRRQLLQGRV, encoded by the exons ATGGAGACGCAGGAACTTCGGGGGGCCCTGGCTCTTCTCCTCCTTTGCTCTTTCGCATCTGCCAGTCAGGACCTGCAGG TAATTGACCTGCTGACTGTGGGCGAGTCTCGGCAGATGGTAGCTGTGGCAGAGAAGATCCGGACAGCCCTGCTCACTGCTGGGGACATCTACCTCTTGTCCACCTTCCGCCTGCCCCCCAAGCAGGGTGGTGTCCTCTTTGGCCTCTATTCTCGCCAAGACAACACGCGATGGCTGGAGGCCTCTGTTGTAGGCAAGATCAACAAAG TACTGGTGCGATACCAGCGGGAGGATGGCAAAGTCCACGCCGTGAACCTACAGCAAGCAGGCCTGGCCGATGGTCGCACACACACAGTTCTCCTGCGACTCCGAGGTCCCTCCAGACCCAGCCCTGCTCTGCATCTCTATGTGGACTGCAAACTGGGTGACCAACATGCAGGCCTTCCAGCACTGGCCCCCATTCCTCCAGCAGAGGTCGATGGGCTGGAGATTAGGACTGGACAGAAGGCATATTTGAGGATGCAG GGCTTTGTGGAATCTATGAAAATTATTCTGGGTGGGTCCATGGCCCGGGTAGGAGCCCTGAGTGAGTGTCCATTCCAAGGGGACGAGTCCATCCACAGTGCAG TGACCAatgcactgcactccattctAG GGGAGCAGACCAAGGCGCTGGTCACCCAACTCACCCTCTTCAACCAGATCCTGGTGGAGCTGCGGGATGATATACGAGACCAG GTGAAGGAAATGTCCCTGATCCGAAACACCATTATGGAGTGTCAGGTGTGCG GCTTCCATGAGCAGCGTTCCCACTGCAGCCCCAATCCCTGCTTCCGAGGCGTGGACTGCATGGAAGTGTACGAGTACCCAGGCTACCGCTGTGGGCCCTGTCCCCCCGGCCTACAGGGCAACGGCACCCACTGCAGTGACATCAATGAG TGTGTTCACGCCGACCCCTGTTTCCCGGGCTCCAGCTGCAtcaacaccatgcccggcttccACTGTGAGGCCTGTCCTCGAGGGTACAAGGGCACACAGGTGTCTGGTGTGGGCATTGACTATGCCCGGGCCAGCAAACAG GTCTGCAATGACATCGATGAATGCAACGATGGCAACAATGGTGGCTGTGACCCAAACTCCATCTGCACCAACACTGTG GGCTCTTTCAAGTGTGGTCCCTGCCGCCTGGGTTTCCTGGGCAACCAGAGCCAGGGCTGCCTCCCAGCCCGGACCTGCCACAGCCCAGCCCACAGTCCCTGCCACGTCCATGCTCATTGTCTCTTTGAACGCAATGGTGCAGTATCCTGCCAG TGTAACGTGGGCTGGGCTGGGAATGGGAACGTATGTGGGACTGACACAGACATCGATGGCTATCCAGACCAAGCACTGCCCTGCATGGACAACAACAAACACTGCAAACAG GACAACTGCCTTTTGACACCCAACTCTGGGCAGGAAGATGCTGATAATGATGGTGTGGGGGACCAGTGTGATGACGATGCTGATGGGGATGGGATCAAGAATGTTGAG GACAACTGCCGGCTGTTCCCCAACAAAGACCAACAGAACTCAGATACAGATTCATTTGGTGATGCCTGTGACAATTGCCCCAACGTTCCCAACAATGACCAGAAGGACACAGATGGCAATGGGGAAGGAGATGCCTGTGACAACGACGTGGATGGGGATG GCATCCCCAATGGATTGGACAATTGCCCTAAAGTCCCCAACCCACTACAGACAGACAGGGATGAGGACGGGGTGGGAGATGCTTGCGACAGCTGTCCTGAAATGAGCAATCCTACCCAGGTACAGGGGGATG ATGTAGACAGCGACTTGGTGGGGGATGTCTGTGATACCAATGAAGACAG TGATGGGGATGGGCATCAGGACACCAAGGACAACTGCCCACAGCTGCCAAATAGCTCCCAGCTGGACTCAGACAACGATGGACTTGGAGATGAGTGTGATGgggatgatgacaatgatggcATCCCAGATTACGTGCCTCCTGGTCCTGATAACTGCCGCCTGGTACCCAATCCCAATCAGAAGGACTCAGATG GCAATGGCGTTGGTGATGTGTGTGAGGATGACTTTGACAATGATGCTGTGGTCGACCCCCTGGATGTGTGTCCCGAAAGTGCAGAGGTAACGCTTACGGATTTTCGGGCCTATCAGACCGTCGTCCTGGATCCTGAGGGTGATGCTCAGATTGACCCAAACTGGGTTGTGCTCAACCAG GGCATGGAAATCGTTCAGACCATGAACAGTGACCCTGGCTTGGCAGTTG gataCACGGCCTTCAATGGTGTGGACTTTGAAGGCACCTTCCATGTGAACACAGTGACTGACGATGACTACGCAGGCTTTCTCTTCAGTTATCAAGACAGTGGCCGATTCTACGTAGTCATGTGGAAGCAGACTGAGCAGACCTACTGGCAGGCTACACCCTTTCGGGCGGTTGCCCAGCCCGGGCTGCAGCTCAAG GCAGTGACATCAGTGTCTGGCCCAGGTGAGCACCTCCGAAATGCCCTGTGGCATACTGGCCACACCCCTGATCAGGTGCGACTACTGTGGACGGACCCACGAAATGTGGGCTGGCGGGACAAGACCTCCTATCGCTGGCAGCTTCTGCACCGGCCTCAAGTTGGCTACATTCG GGTGAAGCTCTATGAGGGACCCCAGCTTGTGGCGGATTCTGGGGTGATTATTGACACATCCATGCGAGGGGGGCGTCTTGGTGTATTCTGCTTTTCCCAAGAAAACATCATTTGGTCCAATCTCCAGTATCGATGCAATG ACACAGTGCCTGAGGACTTTGAGCCATTCCGGAGGCAGCTGCTCCAGGGAAGGGTGTGA